A portion of the Lathamus discolor isolate bLatDis1 chromosome 5, bLatDis1.hap1, whole genome shotgun sequence genome contains these proteins:
- the CEP162 gene encoding centrosomal protein of 162 kDa isoform X5 → MAHRLSKEELDEQFEEFLKESFSDDSLGNSKKKSSILETLGQPRKKETKKKDSVLWWLSEEDSNNGGMLGASRSFVKIQSTSQTKGESYENTHMEKTQLEKSNGVAVSLSRVSLEADDSVLASEPNQSIVGAGVDTLEEQEEKEMFFAKLEQEASSTIDYSRLNKELNSNDSVILAPFLRNEKTEKEEEAAHEEKSGSYSEDFEEETDSDPAFKTEGSHMNQNIISGIDLSPQEQEEVNAGMLAKVVLLDSQDSTTELQKAAETSDVALGEHYLPEEVSGIEMNEAGTSYGQTTSDMEALHQAYHHVDQSLGDTDEQKLHDPAVAVLEYIVQGVSQNNDFYPKGMSTIESDLPTVEELMKPIKGHSCNVRNFDVELESPVKLVGSTANDLSSSSPVKEHQNNMICKTNLFEKFNKEESNFGQTGVNDSNLQRMTEKEIQTSEVRPDVLREEIVQDSLLSQGSNTKQALQSCSLKNERSESMTTKPALYKNIKSPAPLHKKKSSYGPHGVVRSSGYGKPNSLAKQCFPVNEKKTPKETFKKTNVKAKSPADKSRSKEALFTTRIIRSATNEEPTLKGSVNRAMSGKSVVSNLGQQAMDYCMQYHHLRSMEELTQEKRWTCHTATVPVTEEKLAQIQKEIADQEVIIQGYQQENEKLYKQMKELQIQNKKNEEQMFKENQCVMSELIALREKVEKTNIQARIMQDSEPARNQSFTELISELRAAQKEETKLQEEIRRLKQDKQALEVDLGQAKKERDLAKAQIVSISGEKSYEFKVKEESYKQEITHLRRKLEWYAENQDLLDKDAARLKDARKEIEKLNLEVEKLRAEAGDQRVQQKKRLRDRAADAKRIQDLERQISEMEGILKRRYPNSLPALIYAAAAAEKTNDLPAKPNTVDFLERRIKKLETELEGKDDEAKKSLRAMEQQFQKVKIQYEQRLVELEQLLAYKFMEQSPKLNSDKASSTELERELQNLKKVHQITIKNLQTEIENLKSQNSQLKLRSKKDNKDLESTDSQMKQGNTKDKLLKLNEELVTKNREIQDLTKTVEKLQKERMMMLSDNNLRNKTDNKENSTEILKKNISATDKKNSSDSKPFLSILKDDKIYQPHTFSDSNLSEVLQENAQLKEELERLSLEMNQQRVKSQATLAYSENNIRRIQEDTAEYIASLKASHQREVEKILCQHAKEHSTSKVAELSSKISTQEILIKHLQEQIGDQQRHQEALLLSQMREELLQKEVTKLLEELREAKENQSPEMKHFLCLEKKIKHIETRHAERQQEIQKAAQLSQHVAQVRQTQEVEKWRRLAQRKNQELERFRVELDSILDVLRELQKQGVVIPAPSYSGFSMQDSCWEM, encoded by the exons gaatgCTTGGAGCCAGTAGAAGCTTTGTAAAGATACAGAGCACTTCACAGACTAAGGGAGAGAGTTATGAGAATACGCATATGGAAAAGACGCAGCTTGAGAAAAGTAATGGGGTTGCTGTCTCCTTAAGCAGAGTCAGCCTGGAGGCAGATG ATTCAGTTTTAGCTTCTGAGCCTAATCAAAGTATCgtgggagctggagtggataccTTggaagaacaagaagaaaaagagatgttcTTTGCCAAACTTGAACAAGAAGCTTCCTCTACTATTGATTACTCAAGATTAAATAAAGAGCTGAATTCCAATGATTCTGTCATACTAGCACCATTTTTACG aaatgaaaaaactgaaaaagaagaagaagctGCACATGAAGAGAAATCTG GGAGCTACAGTGAAGattttgaagaagaaacagaTTCTGATCCTGCCTTTAAAACTGAAGGAAGTCACATGAATCAAAACATCATTTCAGGAATTGATTTAAGTCCTCAAGAACAG gAAGAAGTAAATGCTGGCATGCTGGCTAAAG TTGTATTACTTGATTCACAAGATTCAACTACAGAACTTCAGAAGGCTGCTGAAACATCAGATGTAGCTCTTGGTGAGCATTATCTTCCTGAAGAAGTCAGTGGAATTGAAATGAATGAAGCAG GTACTTCCTATGGACAAACCACCAGTGACATGGAAGCGTTACACCAAGCATACCATCATGTTGATCAGTCTTTGGGAGACACTGATGAGCAAAAACTGCATGATCCTGCAGTGGCAGTCTTAGAATACATAGTGCAAGGTGTTTCACAGAATAATGACTTCTATCCAAAAGGCATGTCAACCATAGAATCAG ATTTACCTACTGTGGAAGAATTGATGAAACCCATTAAAGGACATTCGTGTAATGTCAGAAATTTTGATGTGGAGCTTGAAAG TCCTGTGAAACTGGTAGGCAGCACAGCAAATGACCTCAGCAGCTCTTCGCCCGTTAAAGAGCACCAGAATAATATGATTTGCAAGAcaaatttatttgaaaaatttaaCAAGGAAGAGAGCAACTTTGGGCAGACAGGTGTGAATGACAGTAACCTTCAGAGGATGACTGAGAAAGAAATTCAGACCAGTGAAGTACGCCCTGATGTGCTAAGAGAAGAAATAGTACAAGACTCTCTGCTTTCACAAGGCAGCAATACTAAACAA GCTCTTCAGTCTTGTTCCTTGAAGAATGAAAGATCGGAATCGATGACAACTAAACCAGCGTTATACAAGAATATCAAAAGTCCAGCACCTttacataaaaagaaatcttcatATGGTCCTCATGGGGTAGTTAGAAGTTCTGGGTACGGGAAACCCAATTCACTCGCAAAACAGTGTTTTCcagttaatgaaaagaaaacaccaaaagaaACTTTCAAAAAGACCAATGTGAAAGCCAAAAGTCCTGCAGATAAATCAAGATCTAAAG AAGCCTTATTCACTACTAGGATAATAAGATCTGCAACAAATGAGGAGCCAACTTTGAAGGGAAGTGTTAATAGAGCTATGTCAGGCAAATCAGTCGTCAGTAATCTTGGACAGCAGGCCATGGATTATTGTATGCAATATCACCAT TTAAGAAGTATGGAAGAGCTGACTCAAGAAAAGAGATGGACCTGTCATACAGCAACAGTTCCtgtcactgaagaaaaactggcgcaaatacaaaaggaaattgCAGATCAAGAGGTCATTATTCAAGGTTATCAACAG GAAAATGAGAAGTTatacaaacaaatgaaagagctacaaatccaaaacaaaaaaaatgaagaacaaatgTTTAAGGAGAATCAGTGTGTAATGTCTGAATTAATAGCTCTAAG AGAAAAGGTAGAAAAGACTAATATCCAGGCACGAATCATGCAGGATTCTGAACCAGCGAGAAATCAGAGCTTCACAGAATTGATTTCAGAGCTTCGAGCAGCACAG AAGGAAGAAACTAAATTACAAGAAGAGATAAGACGTCTCAAACAAGATAAGCAAGCTCTTGAGGTAGACTTGGGACAAGCAAAGAAGGAGAGAGATTTAGCAAAAGCCCAGATTGTATCCATATCAG GTGAGAAGTCTTATGAATTTAAAGTTAAGGAAGAATCATACAAACAGGAAATTACTCATTTGAGAAGAAAACTTGAGTGGTATGCAGAAAATCAAGATCTTCTGGATAAAGATGCAGCCCGTCTTAAAgatgcaagaaaagaaattgagaaaCTAAACCTAGAG GTTGAGAAGCTCAGAGCTGAAGCTGGAGATCAGCGTGTGCAGCAGAAGAAACGTTTGCGAGACAGAGCAGCAGATGCTAAAAGAATTCAGGATCTTGAGCGACAA ATCAGTGAAATGGAAGGAATTCTAAAAAGAAGGTATCCGAATTCTTTGCCTGCTTTGAtttatgctgctgctgctgctgagaaaactaATGATCTTCCGGCTAAACCAAACACAGTTGATTTTCtggagagaagaataaaaaagttAGAAACAGAACTTGAAGGTAAAGATGATGAAGCTAAAAAAAGTCTCCGTGCCATGGAACAACAATTTCAAAAAGTAAAG ATACAGTATGAGCAAAGACTTGTAGAGCTTGAGCAACTGCTTGCATACAAATTCATGGAGCAATCGCCAAAGCTGAACAGTGATAAAGCCAGTTCTACAGAACTTGAACGGGAGCTTCAGAATCTGAAGAAGGTCCATCAGATCACCATTAAAAACCTCCAGACAGAAATTGAAAACCTTAAAAGTCAAAATTCCCAATTAAAACTCAGAAGTAAAAAGGATAATAAAGACTTAGAGTCCACAGACTCTCAAATGAAACAAGGTAACACAAAAGACAAACTGTTAAAACTAAATGAAGAACTGGTCACCAAAAATAGAGAAATACAAGACCTTACAAAAACTGTAGAGAAACTTCAAAAAGAAAGGATGATGATGTTGTCTGATAATaatttgagaaataaaactgataaCAAGGAAAACTCTACagagatcttgaaaaaaaatatctcagcaacAGATAAAAAGAATTCCAGTGACAGCAAACCCTTTCTAAGCATTTTGAAGGATGACAAAATATACCAACCACATACCTTTTCTGATTCTAATCTCTCGGAAGTTCTACAAGAAAATGCACAGCTGAAAGAGGAGCTAGAAAGATTGTCTCTAGAAATGAACCAGCAAAGGGTGAAGTCTCAAGCAACACTAGCTTATTCTGAAAATAACATACGAAG GATACAGGAAGACACAGCAGAATACATTGCATCTCTGAAAGCTTCCCATCAGAGAGAAGTGGAGAAGATTCTTTGCCAGCATGCAAAGGAGCATTCTACTTCTAAAGTAGCTGAACTGAGCAGCAAAATTTCAACACAAGAG ATATTAATAAAACATCTGCAAGAACAAATTGGTGACCAACAGAGACATCAGGAAGCCCTTTTACTTTCACAGATGCGAGAGGAACTCCTACAAAAAGAG GTGACAAAATTGTTGGAAGAACTGAGAGAGGCTAAGGAGAATCAGAGtcctgaaatgaaacatttcttgtgcctggaaaagaaaatcaagcatATAGAGACCAGGCATGCAGAACGACAGCAAGAAATTCAAAAG GCAGCCCAACTATCGCAACATGTTGCTCAAGTGAGGCAAACCCAGGAGGTGGAGAAGTGGCGAAGGCTGGCGCAGCGGAAGAACCAGGAACTGGAGAGATTTCGAGTGGAATTGGATTCAATATTAGATGTTTTACGTGAACTGCAGAAACAAGGGGTTGTTATTCCTGCGCCCAGTTACAGTGGATTCAGCATGCAAGACAGC
- the CEP162 gene encoding centrosomal protein of 162 kDa isoform X2 codes for MAHRLSKEELDEQFEEFLKESFSDDSLGNSKKKSSILETLGQPRKKETKKKDSVLWWLSEEDSNNGGMLGASRSFVKIQSTSQTKGESYENTHMEKTQLEKSNGVAVSLSRVSLEADDSVLASEPNQSIVGAGVDTLEEQEEKEMFFAKLEQEASSTIDYSRLNKELNSNDSVILAPFLRNEKTEKEEEAAHEEKSGSYSEDFEEETDSDPAFKTEGSHMNQNIISGIDLSPQEQEEVNAGMLAKVVLLDSQDSTTELQKAAETSDVALGEHYLPEEVSGIEMNEAGTSYGQTTSDMEALHQAYHHVDQSLGDTDEQKLHDPAVAVLEYIVQGVSQNNDFYPKGMSTIESDLPTVEELMKPIKGHSCNVRNFDVELESPVKLVGSTANDLSSSSPVKEHQNNMICKTNLFEKFNKEESNFGQTGVNDSNLQRMTEKEIQTSEVRPDVLREEIVQDSLLSQGSNTKQALQSCSLKNERSESMTTKPALYKNIKSPAPLHKKKSSYGPHGVVRSSGYGKPNSLAKQCFPVNEKKTPKETFKKTNVKAKSPADKSRSKALFTTRIIRSATNEEPTLKGSVNRAMSGKSVVSNLGQQAMDYCMQYHHDLSFSPIKSCDRELYLLKRVQVAEEELNAARDLIQQLTTTVSQKEKEIETKIVELKTQHEKELSQLGQENYVLQTKLRSMEELTQEKRWTCHTATVPVTEEKLAQIQKEIADQEVIIQGYQQENEKLYKQMKELQIQNKKNEEQMFKENQCVMSELIALREKVEKTNIQARIMQDSEPARNQSFTELISELRAAQKEETKLQEEIRRLKQDKQALEVDLGQAKKERDLAKAQIVSISGEKSYEFKVKEESYKQEITHLRRKLEWYAENQDLLDKDAARLKDARKEIEKLNLEVEKLRAEAGDQRVQQKKRLRDRAADAKRIQDLERQISEMEGILKRRYPNSLPALIYAAAAAEKTNDLPAKPNTVDFLERRIKKLETELEGKDDEAKKSLRAMEQQFQKVKIQYEQRLVELEQLLAYKFMEQSPKLNSDKASSTELERELQNLKKVHQITIKNLQTEIENLKSQNSQLKLRSKKDNKDLESTDSQMKQGNTKDKLLKLNEELVTKNREIQDLTKTVEKLQKERMMMLSDNNLRNKTDNKENSTEILKKNISATDKKNSSDSKPFLSILKDDKIYQPHTFSDSNLSEVLQENAQLKEELERLSLEMNQQRVKSQATLAYSENNIRRIQEDTAEYIASLKASHQREVEKILCQHAKEHSTSKVAELSSKISTQEILIKHLQEQIGDQQRHQEALLLSQMREELLQKEVTKLLEELREAKENQSPEMKHFLCLEKKIKHIETRHAERQQEIQKAAQLSQHVAQVRQTQEVEKWRRLAQRKNQELERFRVELDSILDVLRELQKQGVVIPAPSYSGFSMQDSCWEM; via the exons gaatgCTTGGAGCCAGTAGAAGCTTTGTAAAGATACAGAGCACTTCACAGACTAAGGGAGAGAGTTATGAGAATACGCATATGGAAAAGACGCAGCTTGAGAAAAGTAATGGGGTTGCTGTCTCCTTAAGCAGAGTCAGCCTGGAGGCAGATG ATTCAGTTTTAGCTTCTGAGCCTAATCAAAGTATCgtgggagctggagtggataccTTggaagaacaagaagaaaaagagatgttcTTTGCCAAACTTGAACAAGAAGCTTCCTCTACTATTGATTACTCAAGATTAAATAAAGAGCTGAATTCCAATGATTCTGTCATACTAGCACCATTTTTACG aaatgaaaaaactgaaaaagaagaagaagctGCACATGAAGAGAAATCTG GGAGCTACAGTGAAGattttgaagaagaaacagaTTCTGATCCTGCCTTTAAAACTGAAGGAAGTCACATGAATCAAAACATCATTTCAGGAATTGATTTAAGTCCTCAAGAACAG gAAGAAGTAAATGCTGGCATGCTGGCTAAAG TTGTATTACTTGATTCACAAGATTCAACTACAGAACTTCAGAAGGCTGCTGAAACATCAGATGTAGCTCTTGGTGAGCATTATCTTCCTGAAGAAGTCAGTGGAATTGAAATGAATGAAGCAG GTACTTCCTATGGACAAACCACCAGTGACATGGAAGCGTTACACCAAGCATACCATCATGTTGATCAGTCTTTGGGAGACACTGATGAGCAAAAACTGCATGATCCTGCAGTGGCAGTCTTAGAATACATAGTGCAAGGTGTTTCACAGAATAATGACTTCTATCCAAAAGGCATGTCAACCATAGAATCAG ATTTACCTACTGTGGAAGAATTGATGAAACCCATTAAAGGACATTCGTGTAATGTCAGAAATTTTGATGTGGAGCTTGAAAG TCCTGTGAAACTGGTAGGCAGCACAGCAAATGACCTCAGCAGCTCTTCGCCCGTTAAAGAGCACCAGAATAATATGATTTGCAAGAcaaatttatttgaaaaatttaaCAAGGAAGAGAGCAACTTTGGGCAGACAGGTGTGAATGACAGTAACCTTCAGAGGATGACTGAGAAAGAAATTCAGACCAGTGAAGTACGCCCTGATGTGCTAAGAGAAGAAATAGTACAAGACTCTCTGCTTTCACAAGGCAGCAATACTAAACAA GCTCTTCAGTCTTGTTCCTTGAAGAATGAAAGATCGGAATCGATGACAACTAAACCAGCGTTATACAAGAATATCAAAAGTCCAGCACCTttacataaaaagaaatcttcatATGGTCCTCATGGGGTAGTTAGAAGTTCTGGGTACGGGAAACCCAATTCACTCGCAAAACAGTGTTTTCcagttaatgaaaagaaaacaccaaaagaaACTTTCAAAAAGACCAATGTGAAAGCCAAAAGTCCTGCAGATAAATCAAGATCTAAAG CCTTATTCACTACTAGGATAATAAGATCTGCAACAAATGAGGAGCCAACTTTGAAGGGAAGTGTTAATAGAGCTATGTCAGGCAAATCAGTCGTCAGTAATCTTGGACAGCAGGCCATGGATTATTGTATGCAATATCACCAT GATTTATCATTTTCTCCTATCAAGAGTTGTGACAGAGAACTATATTTGCTAAAACGAGTACAGGTCGCGGAGGAGGAGCTGAACGCAGCTCGTGATTTGATTCAACAGCTAACCACCACAGTTtcacaaaaagagaaagaaatagagaCAAAGATAGTagagttgaaaacacagcatgaaAAAGAGCTTTCTCAGCTGGGTCAGGAAAACTATGTTCTTCAGACTAAG TTAAGAAGTATGGAAGAGCTGACTCAAGAAAAGAGATGGACCTGTCATACAGCAACAGTTCCtgtcactgaagaaaaactggcgcaaatacaaaaggaaattgCAGATCAAGAGGTCATTATTCAAGGTTATCAACAG GAAAATGAGAAGTTatacaaacaaatgaaagagctacaaatccaaaacaaaaaaaatgaagaacaaatgTTTAAGGAGAATCAGTGTGTAATGTCTGAATTAATAGCTCTAAG AGAAAAGGTAGAAAAGACTAATATCCAGGCACGAATCATGCAGGATTCTGAACCAGCGAGAAATCAGAGCTTCACAGAATTGATTTCAGAGCTTCGAGCAGCACAG AAGGAAGAAACTAAATTACAAGAAGAGATAAGACGTCTCAAACAAGATAAGCAAGCTCTTGAGGTAGACTTGGGACAAGCAAAGAAGGAGAGAGATTTAGCAAAAGCCCAGATTGTATCCATATCAG GTGAGAAGTCTTATGAATTTAAAGTTAAGGAAGAATCATACAAACAGGAAATTACTCATTTGAGAAGAAAACTTGAGTGGTATGCAGAAAATCAAGATCTTCTGGATAAAGATGCAGCCCGTCTTAAAgatgcaagaaaagaaattgagaaaCTAAACCTAGAG GTTGAGAAGCTCAGAGCTGAAGCTGGAGATCAGCGTGTGCAGCAGAAGAAACGTTTGCGAGACAGAGCAGCAGATGCTAAAAGAATTCAGGATCTTGAGCGACAA ATCAGTGAAATGGAAGGAATTCTAAAAAGAAGGTATCCGAATTCTTTGCCTGCTTTGAtttatgctgctgctgctgctgagaaaactaATGATCTTCCGGCTAAACCAAACACAGTTGATTTTCtggagagaagaataaaaaagttAGAAACAGAACTTGAAGGTAAAGATGATGAAGCTAAAAAAAGTCTCCGTGCCATGGAACAACAATTTCAAAAAGTAAAG ATACAGTATGAGCAAAGACTTGTAGAGCTTGAGCAACTGCTTGCATACAAATTCATGGAGCAATCGCCAAAGCTGAACAGTGATAAAGCCAGTTCTACAGAACTTGAACGGGAGCTTCAGAATCTGAAGAAGGTCCATCAGATCACCATTAAAAACCTCCAGACAGAAATTGAAAACCTTAAAAGTCAAAATTCCCAATTAAAACTCAGAAGTAAAAAGGATAATAAAGACTTAGAGTCCACAGACTCTCAAATGAAACAAGGTAACACAAAAGACAAACTGTTAAAACTAAATGAAGAACTGGTCACCAAAAATAGAGAAATACAAGACCTTACAAAAACTGTAGAGAAACTTCAAAAAGAAAGGATGATGATGTTGTCTGATAATaatttgagaaataaaactgataaCAAGGAAAACTCTACagagatcttgaaaaaaaatatctcagcaacAGATAAAAAGAATTCCAGTGACAGCAAACCCTTTCTAAGCATTTTGAAGGATGACAAAATATACCAACCACATACCTTTTCTGATTCTAATCTCTCGGAAGTTCTACAAGAAAATGCACAGCTGAAAGAGGAGCTAGAAAGATTGTCTCTAGAAATGAACCAGCAAAGGGTGAAGTCTCAAGCAACACTAGCTTATTCTGAAAATAACATACGAAG GATACAGGAAGACACAGCAGAATACATTGCATCTCTGAAAGCTTCCCATCAGAGAGAAGTGGAGAAGATTCTTTGCCAGCATGCAAAGGAGCATTCTACTTCTAAAGTAGCTGAACTGAGCAGCAAAATTTCAACACAAGAG ATATTAATAAAACATCTGCAAGAACAAATTGGTGACCAACAGAGACATCAGGAAGCCCTTTTACTTTCACAGATGCGAGAGGAACTCCTACAAAAAGAG GTGACAAAATTGTTGGAAGAACTGAGAGAGGCTAAGGAGAATCAGAGtcctgaaatgaaacatttcttgtgcctggaaaagaaaatcaagcatATAGAGACCAGGCATGCAGAACGACAGCAAGAAATTCAAAAG GCAGCCCAACTATCGCAACATGTTGCTCAAGTGAGGCAAACCCAGGAGGTGGAGAAGTGGCGAAGGCTGGCGCAGCGGAAGAACCAGGAACTGGAGAGATTTCGAGTGGAATTGGATTCAATATTAGATGTTTTACGTGAACTGCAGAAACAAGGGGTTGTTATTCCTGCGCCCAGTTACAGTGGATTCAGCATGCAAGACAGC